In Tursiops truncatus isolate mTurTru1 chromosome X, mTurTru1.mat.Y, whole genome shotgun sequence, the following proteins share a genomic window:
- the MID1IP1 gene encoding mid1-interacting protein 1: MMQVCDTYNQKHSLFNAMNRFIGAVNNMDQTVMVPSLLRDVPLAEPGLDNGVGVEVGGSGGCLEERKPPAPGAGGGNGSFFAPSRDMYSHYVLLKSIRNDIEWGVLQQPPPAAGSEEGSAWKSKDILVDLSHLEGADAGEEDLEQQFHYHLRGLHTVLSKLTRKANILTNRYKQEIGFSNWGH; this comes from the coding sequence ATGATGCAGGTTTGCGACACCTACAACCAGAAGCACTCGCTCTTTAACGCCATGAATCGCTTCATCGGCGCCGTGAACAACATGGACCAGACGGTGATGGTGCCCAGCCTGCTGCGCGACGTGCCACTGGCCGAGCCCGGGCTGGACAACGGCGTCGGCGTGGAGGTAGGCGGCAGTGGCGGCTGCCTGGAGGAGCGCAAGCCCCCGGCCCCCGGCGCGGGCGGCGGCAACGGCAGCTTTTTCGCGCCCTCCCGGGACATGTACAGCCACTACGTGCTGCTCAAGTCCATCCGCAACGACATCGAGTGGGGGGTCCTGCAGCAGCCGCCGCCGGCGGCGGGGAGCGAGGAGGGGAGCGCCTGGAAGTCCAAGGACATCCTGGTGGACCTGAGCCACCTGGAGGGCGCGGACGCCGGCGAGGAGGACCTGGAACAGCAGTTCCACTACCACCTGCGCGGGCTGCACACTGTGCTCTCCAAACTCACGCGCAAAGCCAACATCCTCACTAATAGATACAAGCAGGAGATCGGCTTCAGCAATTGGGGGCACTGA